In a single window of the Pseudomonas sp. B21-015 genome:
- a CDS encoding DNA-3-methyladenine glycosylase, whose product MTNLTVRASDTRPPKALPDAFFDRDAQTLARDLLGKIIRHRVDDLWLSARIIETEAYYCEEKGSHASLGYTEKRKALFLDGGHIYMYYARGGDSLNFSAQGPGNAVLIKSAYPWVDELSGPASLAQMLLNNPDAQGRPRPSQKLCAGQTLLCKALGLKVPVWDAKRFDHEVLLVEDRGPAPGHIIQTTRLGIPHGRDEHLMYRFVDAAYAPYCTRNPLRRGQIEGRDYFLLS is encoded by the coding sequence ATGACCAACCTGACTGTTCGTGCGTCCGATACGCGCCCACCCAAAGCGCTACCGGATGCGTTTTTCGACCGCGATGCCCAAACGCTGGCCCGGGATTTACTGGGCAAGATCATCCGTCATCGGGTCGACGACCTATGGCTCAGTGCCCGGATCATCGAGACCGAAGCCTATTACTGCGAAGAAAAAGGCAGTCACGCCTCCCTCGGCTACACAGAAAAGCGTAAGGCTTTGTTTCTGGATGGTGGCCACATCTATATGTATTACGCCCGTGGCGGCGATTCCCTGAACTTCAGCGCTCAGGGGCCGGGCAATGCCGTACTGATCAAATCAGCCTATCCATGGGTCGATGAACTGAGCGGGCCGGCAAGCCTGGCGCAGATGCTGCTGAACAACCCCGACGCTCAGGGCCGCCCTCGCCCCTCGCAAAAGCTGTGTGCCGGGCAGACCCTACTGTGCAAGGCGCTGGGACTGAAGGTGCCGGTCTGGGACGCCAAGCGCTTCGATCATGAAGTGTTGCTGGTGGAAGACCGGGGGCCGGCGCCCGGCCACATCATCCAGACCACACGGCTGGGCATTCCCCATGGGCGCGACGAACACCTGATGTACCGTTTCGTCGACGCGGCTTATGCGCCCTATTGCACACGCAACCCGTTGCGCCGGGGGCAAATCGAAGGTCGAGATTATTTTTTGTTGTCCTGA
- a CDS encoding glutamate-5-semialdehyde dehydrogenase, which produces MTESVLDYMTRLGHAAREASRVIGRASTAQKNRALQAAASALDAARAELSAANELDLTAGRANGLEPALLERLALTPARIDSMIVGLRQVAALPDPVGAIRDMSYRPSGIQVGKMRVPLGVIGIIYESRPNVTIDAASLCLKSGNATILRGGSEAIHSNRAIAACIQRGLAEAGLPAAVVQVVETTDRAAVGALITMPEYVDVIVPRGGRGLIERVSRDARVPVIKHLDGICHVYVSAHADLPKARRIAFNAKTYRYGICGAMETLLVDQAVAKDFLPSMAAQFREKGVELRGCERTRAIIEAVAATEEDWTTEYLAPILSIRVVDGLDQAIEHINKYGSHHTDSIVSENLADSRRFVAEVDSSSVMINTPTCFADGFEYGLGAEIGISTDKLHARGPVGLEGLTCEKYIVVGDGQLRGQESV; this is translated from the coding sequence ATGACTGAGTCCGTTCTTGACTACATGACCCGTTTGGGTCACGCCGCCCGCGAAGCTTCCCGTGTGATCGGCCGTGCCAGCACCGCGCAGAAAAACCGCGCATTGCAGGCGGCAGCCAGTGCGCTGGACGCTGCGCGCGCCGAGCTGAGCGCAGCCAATGAGCTGGATTTGACCGCCGGTCGCGCCAATGGTCTTGAGCCGGCTCTGCTGGAACGGCTGGCGCTGACCCCGGCGCGCATCGACAGCATGATCGTCGGTTTGCGTCAGGTCGCGGCACTGCCGGACCCGGTCGGCGCGATCCGTGACATGAGTTATCGGCCGTCGGGCATTCAGGTCGGCAAGATGCGCGTGCCGTTGGGCGTGATCGGAATCATCTACGAGTCGCGGCCGAACGTGACCATCGATGCCGCCAGCCTGTGCCTGAAGTCCGGCAATGCGACCATCCTGCGTGGCGGTTCCGAGGCGATTCATTCCAACCGTGCCATCGCCGCCTGCATTCAGCGTGGCCTGGCCGAGGCAGGTCTGCCGGCCGCCGTGGTGCAAGTGGTTGAAACCACCGACCGTGCCGCCGTCGGCGCGCTGATCACCATGCCGGAATACGTCGACGTCATCGTGCCTCGTGGCGGCCGTGGCCTGATCGAGCGGGTCAGCCGCGATGCCCGCGTGCCCGTCATCAAGCACCTGGACGGCATTTGCCACGTCTACGTCAGTGCCCACGCCGATCTGCCGAAAGCCCGGCGCATCGCGTTCAACGCCAAGACTTATCGTTATGGCATCTGCGGCGCGATGGAAACGCTGCTGGTGGATCAAGCCGTTGCCAAAGATTTCCTGCCCTCGATGGCGGCACAGTTCCGCGAGAAAGGCGTCGAACTGCGCGGTTGCGAGCGCACCCGGGCAATCATCGAGGCCGTTGCGGCCACCGAGGAAGACTGGACCACCGAATACCTGGCGCCGATTCTCTCGATCCGCGTGGTCGACGGGCTGGATCAGGCCATCGAGCACATTAACAAGTACGGCTCCCATCACACCGACTCGATCGTCAGCGAAAACCTGGCCGACAGCCGGCGTTTCGTGGCTGAAGTCGATTCGTCTTCGGTGATGATCAACACCCCGACGTGCTTCGCCGATGGTTTTGAATACGGATTGGGTGCCGAGATTGGCATTTCTACTGATAAGCTGCACGCCCGCGGCCCGGTGGGCCTCGAAGGGCTGACCTGCGAGAAGTACATCGTAGTCGGTGACGGTCAGTTGCGCGGCCAGGAGTCGGTCTGA
- the nadD gene encoding nicotinate-nucleotide adenylyltransferase: MGDLDPSAHVTASEPRPRRIGVLGGTFDPVHIGHLRGALEVAESLALDELRLTPSARPPHRGTPQVSAKDRLAMVKCAVAGVPPLVVDARELQRDKPSYTIDTLELMRAELAASDQVFLLLGWDAFCGLPTWHRWEELLQHCHILVLQRPDADSEPPDALRNLLAARSVSDPLALKGPSGQIAFVWQTPLAVSATQIRQLLASGKSVRFLVPDAVLAYIDAHGLYRASN, translated from the coding sequence TTGGGCGACCTCGACCCGTCAGCCCACGTGACCGCCAGCGAGCCCCGGCCTCGACGCATTGGCGTACTGGGCGGGACCTTCGACCCGGTGCACATCGGCCATCTGCGCGGTGCGCTGGAAGTCGCCGAATCGCTGGCGCTCGATGAGTTGCGTCTGACACCCAGTGCCAGGCCGCCTCATCGCGGCACGCCGCAGGTGTCGGCGAAGGACCGTCTGGCGATGGTCAAGTGCGCGGTGGCCGGTGTGCCACCGTTGGTGGTGGACGCCCGCGAATTGCAGCGGGACAAACCGTCCTACACCATCGATACCCTGGAACTGATGCGCGCCGAACTTGCCGCTTCAGACCAGGTTTTTCTACTTTTGGGCTGGGACGCATTTTGCGGCCTGCCCACTTGGCACCGCTGGGAAGAGTTGCTCCAGCATTGCCACATCCTGGTGCTGCAACGCCCGGATGCCGACAGCGAACCGCCGGATGCCTTGCGCAACCTGCTGGCGGCGCGCTCGGTGAGCGACCCGCTGGCCCTCAAAGGGCCGAGCGGACAGATTGCATTCGTCTGGCAGACACCGCTCGCGGTATCCGCCACCCAGATCCGTCAACTGCTGGCCAGCGGTAAGTCGGTACGTTTCCTGGTGCCCGACGCGGTCCTGGCCTACATCGATGCGCACGGACTTTACCGTGCGTCGAACTGA
- the rsfS gene encoding ribosome silencing factor — protein MTDKDVNKVKRKGTFKSAPLPVAADTGPELRGEELVKVAVAALEDVKAQDILVIDVREKQSITDFMIIATGTSNRQIGAMLDKVREAVKAQGVKPLGEEGKGDSDWVLLDMDDVIVHMMTASARQFYDLERLWQGAEQSRAGSAAHHSPENTHEHFIKLNKDQQ, from the coding sequence ATGACTGACAAAGACGTAAACAAAGTAAAGCGCAAGGGCACGTTCAAGAGCGCTCCGCTGCCGGTCGCGGCTGACACCGGCCCGGAGCTGCGTGGCGAAGAGCTGGTCAAGGTTGCCGTAGCAGCCCTGGAAGACGTCAAGGCCCAGGACATTCTGGTGATCGACGTTCGTGAAAAGCAGAGCATCACTGACTTCATGATCATCGCTACCGGTACTTCCAACCGCCAGATCGGCGCGATGCTGGATAAGGTCCGCGAGGCGGTCAAGGCTCAGGGCGTCAAGCCGTTGGGTGAAGAAGGCAAGGGTGACAGCGACTGGGTGTTGCTGGATATGGACGATGTCATCGTACACATGATGACGGCCAGCGCTCGTCAGTTCTATGACCTGGAGCGGTTGTGGCAGGGTGCCGAGCAGAGCCGTGCCGGCAGCGCCGCGCACCACAGCCCGGAAAACACCCATGAGCATTTCATCAAGCTCAACAAAGACCAGCAATAA
- the rlmH gene encoding 23S rRNA (pseudouridine(1915)-N(3))-methyltransferase RlmH, translating to MRLRLIAVGSRMPKWVEEGWHEYAKRLPSELALELVEIPLNTRGKNADVARFIRQEGEAMLAKVGPNERIVTLEVHGKPWSTEQLAVELDRWRLDSRTVNFMVGGPEGLAPEVCARADQRWSLSPLTLPHPLVRILIGEQLYRAWTVLSGHPYHK from the coding sequence GTGCGACTGCGACTGATCGCCGTCGGTTCACGCATGCCCAAGTGGGTGGAAGAAGGCTGGCATGAATATGCCAAGCGTCTTCCGTCCGAGCTGGCGCTGGAACTGGTGGAAATTCCGCTCAACACCCGCGGCAAGAACGCCGACGTGGCGCGCTTTATCCGTCAGGAAGGCGAAGCCATGCTGGCCAAGGTCGGGCCTAACGAGCGTATTGTCACCCTCGAAGTCCACGGCAAGCCCTGGAGCACCGAGCAACTGGCGGTCGAACTCGATCGCTGGCGGCTGGACTCGCGCACGGTGAACTTCATGGTCGGCGGCCCCGAAGGGCTGGCACCGGAAGTCTGTGCGCGGGCGGATCAACGCTGGTCGTTGTCGCCATTGACGTTGCCGCACCCGTTGGTGCGGATTCTGATTGGCGAACAGCTGTACCGTGCCTGGACAGTGCTGTCCGGCCACCCTTACCACAAGTAG
- the mrdA gene encoding penicillin-binding protein 2 — protein MPQPIRIKDHEKDARLVRGRVVFGAITVVVLIGVLIARLYFLQVIQYEYHSTLSENNRVHVQPIPPTRGLIFDRNGVVVADNRPSFSLSMTRERSGDWQQVLDAIVEVLELTPEDRVIFEKRMRQGRRPFEPVPILFELTEEQIARIAVNQFRLPGVEVVAQLVRHYPQGAHFAHSVGYMGRINEKELKSLDPVSYSGTHQIGKTGIERFYEPELHGQVGYEEVETNARGRVLRVLKRTEPISGKDIVLSLDIKLQEAAEAALGGRRGAVVALDPKTGEVLAMVSQPSFDPNLFVTGISFKAYSELRDSIDRPLFNRVLRGLYPPGSTIKPAVAIAGLDSGVVTASTRVFDPGYYMLPNYDHKYRNWNRTGDGYVDLDTAIMRSNDTYFYDLAHKLGIDRLSSYLGKFGIGQKVSLDMFEESPGLMPSREWKRATRRQAWFPGETLILGIGQGYMQSTPLQLAQATALVANKGVWNRPHLAKTVEGERPKDENPMPDIILRDPSDWTKVNHGMQQVMHGARGTARKASIGAQYRIAGKSGTAQVVAIKQGEKYDRSKVQERHRDHALFVGFAPADNPQIVVSVMVENGESGSGVAAPVVRQVMDAWLLDQDGRLKAEYASPISAEATAREE, from the coding sequence ATGCCCCAGCCGATCCGCATCAAGGACCACGAAAAAGACGCCCGTCTGGTGCGTGGCCGCGTCGTGTTCGGGGCCATTACGGTGGTGGTGCTGATTGGCGTGCTGATCGCGCGGCTGTATTTCCTTCAGGTGATCCAGTACGAGTACCACTCGACCCTGTCGGAAAACAACCGCGTTCACGTGCAGCCGATTCCCCCGACTCGCGGGCTGATCTTCGACCGCAATGGCGTGGTGGTGGCCGACAACCGGCCCAGCTTCAGCCTGAGCATGACCCGCGAGCGCTCCGGCGACTGGCAGCAAGTGCTCGACGCGATCGTCGAAGTGCTGGAGCTGACACCCGAGGACCGGGTGATCTTCGAGAAACGCATGCGTCAGGGGCGCCGACCGTTCGAACCGGTGCCGATCCTGTTCGAGCTGACCGAAGAGCAGATCGCCCGCATCGCGGTGAACCAGTTCCGTCTGCCCGGTGTGGAAGTGGTTGCGCAACTGGTACGTCATTACCCGCAGGGTGCGCACTTTGCGCACTCGGTGGGTTACATGGGGCGGATCAACGAGAAAGAGCTCAAGTCGCTCGATCCGGTGAGTTACAGCGGCACCCATCAAATTGGTAAAACCGGCATCGAGCGGTTCTACGAGCCCGAGCTGCACGGTCAGGTGGGTTACGAAGAAGTCGAGACCAACGCTCGGGGCCGCGTGTTGCGGGTGCTCAAGCGTACCGAACCGATTTCCGGCAAGGACATCGTCCTGAGCCTGGACATCAAATTGCAGGAAGCCGCCGAAGCTGCACTCGGTGGTCGTCGTGGCGCCGTGGTAGCGCTGGACCCGAAAACCGGCGAAGTGCTGGCGATGGTCAGTCAGCCGAGTTTCGACCCAAACCTGTTCGTCACCGGCATCAGTTTCAAGGCGTACTCCGAGCTTCGCGATTCCATCGACCGGCCACTGTTCAACCGGGTGCTGCGCGGTCTGTATCCGCCGGGTTCGACCATTAAACCGGCGGTGGCGATTGCCGGTCTTGATTCGGGTGTGGTCACCGCATCGACCCGGGTCTTCGATCCCGGCTACTACATGCTGCCCAATTACGACCACAAATATCGCAACTGGAACCGCACCGGCGACGGCTATGTGGATCTGGACACGGCGATCATGCGATCCAACGACACCTACTTCTATGACCTGGCCCATAAGCTGGGGATCGATCGACTGTCGAGCTACCTGGGCAAGTTCGGCATCGGCCAGAAAGTCTCCCTGGACATGTTCGAAGAATCGCCGGGGCTGATGCCGTCCCGTGAATGGAAGCGCGCGACCCGTCGTCAGGCCTGGTTCCCGGGCGAGACGCTGATTCTGGGGATTGGCCAGGGCTACATGCAGTCGACCCCGTTGCAACTGGCCCAGGCCACGGCGCTGGTGGCCAACAAAGGTGTCTGGAACCGTCCGCACCTGGCCAAGACTGTCGAAGGCGAGCGGCCGAAGGATGAAAATCCGATGCCGGACATCATCCTGCGCGACCCGTCCGACTGGACCAAGGTCAACCACGGCATGCAGCAGGTCATGCACGGCGCTCGCGGTACGGCGCGCAAGGCATCGATAGGCGCGCAATACCGGATTGCCGGCAAAAGTGGTACGGCTCAGGTGGTCGCGATCAAGCAGGGCGAGAAGTACGACCGCTCCAAGGTTCAGGAGCGTCACCGCGACCACGCCTTGTTCGTCGGCTTCGCGCCGGCCGACAACCCGCAAATCGTGGTGTCGGTGATGGTCGAGAACGGCGAGTCCGGTTCCGGCGTCGCGGCGCCTGTGGTGCGTCAAGTCATGGACGCCTGGCTCCTGGACCAGGACGGCCGGCTGAAAGCCGAATACGCCAGCCCTATCAGTGCGGAGGCTACGGCCCGTGAAGAGTAA
- the rodA gene encoding rod shape-determining protein RodA, producing MRRRATLLQRLHIDGPLLILLLTLAAGSLFVLYSASGKSWDLLAKQATSFGIGLVSMIVIAQFEPRFMARWVPVGYVVGVLLLVVVDVMGHNAMGATRWINIPGVIRFQPSEFMKILMPATIAWYLSKRTLPPQLKHVGVSLFLIGLPFILIVRQPDLGTSLLILAGGAFVLFMGGLRWRWILSVIAAAVPVAVAMWFFIMHDYQKQRILTFLDPESDPLGTGWNIIQSKAAIGSGGVFGKGWLLGTQSHLDFLPESHTDFIIAVMGEEFGLVGICALLLIYLLLIGRGLVITAQAQTLFGKLLAGSLTMTFFVYVFVNIGMVSGLLPVVGVPLPFISYGGTSLVTLLSAFGVLMSIHTHRKWIAQV from the coding sequence ATGCGTCGCCGTGCGACGCTGTTGCAACGCCTGCACATCGACGGGCCGTTGCTGATCCTGCTGCTGACCCTCGCCGCCGGCAGCCTGTTCGTGCTGTATTCGGCCAGCGGCAAGAGCTGGGACCTATTGGCCAAGCAAGCCACTTCGTTCGGTATCGGCCTGGTATCGATGATCGTCATCGCCCAGTTCGAGCCGCGCTTCATGGCCCGCTGGGTGCCGGTCGGTTATGTGGTCGGTGTGCTCTTGCTGGTGGTGGTGGACGTGATGGGCCACAACGCCATGGGGGCCACGCGCTGGATCAACATTCCCGGGGTGATCCGCTTCCAGCCCTCGGAATTCATGAAAATCCTGATGCCGGCGACCATCGCCTGGTACTTGTCCAAACGCACCTTGCCGCCGCAGCTCAAGCATGTGGGCGTCAGTCTGTTTCTGATCGGCTTGCCGTTCATATTGATCGTGCGTCAGCCCGACCTCGGCACTTCACTGCTGATCCTCGCCGGTGGCGCGTTCGTTCTGTTCATGGGCGGCCTGCGCTGGCGCTGGATCCTCAGCGTGATTGCCGCCGCGGTGCCGGTGGCCGTGGCGATGTGGTTCTTCATCATGCACGATTACCAGAAGCAGCGAATCCTGACCTTCCTCGACCCCGAAAGCGATCCGCTGGGCACGGGCTGGAACATCATTCAGTCGAAGGCCGCCATCGGTTCCGGCGGCGTGTTCGGCAAAGGCTGGTTGCTCGGTACCCAGTCGCACCTGGACTTCCTGCCGGAAAGCCACACCGACTTCATCATTGCGGTGATGGGCGAAGAATTCGGCCTGGTGGGCATCTGCGCACTGTTGCTGATTTACCTGCTGTTGATCGGTCGCGGCCTGGTGATCACCGCCCAGGCTCAGACATTGTTCGGCAAGTTGCTTGCGGGCAGTCTGACTATGACGTTTTTTGTTTACGTTTTCGTCAACATCGGTATGGTCAGTGGCCTGTTGCCGGTCGTGGGGGTGCCGTTGCCGTTCATTAGCTACGGAGGAACTTCGCTGGTGACGCTGCTGTCAGCGTTTGGGGTTTTGATGTCGATCCATACCCATCGTAAGTGGATCGCACAGGTTTGA
- the mltB gene encoding lytic murein transglycosylase B, with protein sequence MQVMRGWATRYAPWVGLVGILGSAQEALAGDYEGSPQVAEFVGEMTRDYGFAGEQLMGVFREAERKQSILDAISKPAERVKQWKEYRPMFITDARIARGVDFWRQHEAVLARTEQEYGVPAQVIVSIIGVETFFGRNTGNYRVIDALSTLGFDYPPRAEFFRKELREFLLLAREEQVDPLTLKGSYAGAMGLPQFMPSSFRAYAVDFDGDGHINIWNNPDDAIGSVASYFKRHGWVAGEPVVSRADVRGDQVDDGLTAGIEPTKTVGELRALGWSSHDALRDDMPVTAFRLEGDNGPEYWMGLTNFYAITRYNRSVMYAMAVHQLSEQLVQARGVK encoded by the coding sequence ATGCAAGTAATGCGTGGCTGGGCGACTCGATACGCACCGTGGGTCGGCCTGGTAGGCATCCTTGGTTCCGCGCAGGAAGCGTTGGCCGGCGATTACGAAGGCTCACCCCAGGTGGCCGAGTTCGTCGGTGAAATGACCCGCGACTACGGCTTTGCCGGTGAACAGCTGATGGGCGTGTTCCGCGAAGCCGAGCGCAAGCAGTCGATTCTGGACGCGATTTCCAAACCCGCCGAACGCGTCAAACAGTGGAAAGAATACCGTCCAATGTTCATCACCGACGCGCGCATCGCCCGTGGTGTGGACTTCTGGCGTCAGCACGAAGCGGTGCTGGCCCGTACCGAGCAGGAGTACGGCGTGCCGGCGCAGGTGATTGTCTCGATTATCGGCGTCGAGACCTTTTTCGGCCGCAATACCGGTAATTATCGGGTGATCGACGCCTTGTCGACCCTGGGTTTCGACTATCCTCCCCGTGCCGAATTCTTCCGCAAGGAATTGCGTGAATTCCTGCTGCTGGCCCGTGAAGAGCAGGTCGACCCGTTGACCCTCAAAGGCTCCTACGCCGGAGCCATGGGCTTGCCGCAGTTCATGCCGAGCAGTTTTCGCGCCTATGCGGTGGATTTCGACGGTGACGGCCACATCAATATCTGGAACAACCCGGATGATGCGATCGGCAGCGTCGCCAGTTATTTCAAGCGTCACGGCTGGGTCGCCGGCGAACCTGTGGTCAGTCGCGCCGATGTGCGCGGCGATCAGGTGGACGACGGGCTGACCGCAGGCATCGAGCCGACGAAAACCGTCGGGGAGTTGCGGGCGCTGGGCTGGTCGAGTCATGATGCGCTGCGCGATGATATGCCGGTCACGGCTTTCCGCCTGGAAGGCGACAATGGCCCCGAATACTGGATGGGCCTGACGAATTTTTACGCGATCACGCGTTATAACCGCAGCGTGATGTACGCCATGGCCGTACATCAACTGTCTGAACAGCTGGTCCAAGCACGGGGCGTCAAGTAA
- a CDS encoding septal ring lytic transglycosylase RlpA family protein → MRALPMNKPLKLMAFAALAVLVASCSTSRSPTQKSSSAVRSAPGLDINRAHKDGAPWWDVDVSRIPDATPTLHSGPYKANPYTVLGKTYFPLQDSKTYVASGTASWYGTKFHGQNTANGEVYDLYGMSAAHKTLPLPSYVRVTNLDNNKSVILRVNDRGPFYSDRIIDLSYAAAKKLGYAETGTARVKVEGIDPQQWWAQKGRPAPLMLNEPQVAQNSAPVITASAGTVEQWTPPPQQHAAAVVPAQIDAKKNASVPASGQYLQVGAFANPDAAELLRSKLSGMVSAPVFISSIVRNQQTLHRVRLGPIGSPGEIQQVQNSVRLANLGSPSLVSAE, encoded by the coding sequence ATGCGGGCATTGCCTATGAATAAACCCCTGAAGCTCATGGCATTCGCCGCGTTGGCGGTGCTGGTCGCCAGTTGTTCGACCAGCCGCTCGCCGACCCAGAAGTCTTCCAGCGCCGTTCGTTCGGCGCCAGGCCTGGATATCAACCGGGCCCACAAGGATGGTGCACCCTGGTGGGACGTCGACGTATCGCGCATCCCGGATGCCACGCCGACCCTGCACTCCGGTCCTTATAAAGCCAATCCGTACACCGTGCTGGGCAAGACCTACTTCCCGCTGCAAGACTCCAAAACCTACGTCGCCTCGGGCACGGCGTCCTGGTATGGCACCAAGTTCCATGGTCAGAACACCGCCAATGGCGAGGTTTATGACCTGTACGGCATGAGTGCCGCTCACAAGACATTGCCACTGCCAAGTTATGTTCGGGTGACTAACCTGGACAACAACAAAAGCGTGATCCTGCGGGTCAACGACCGTGGTCCGTTCTACTCGGACCGAATCATTGACTTGTCCTATGCCGCCGCCAAAAAGCTCGGTTACGCCGAAACCGGTACGGCGCGGGTCAAGGTCGAAGGTATCGACCCGCAGCAGTGGTGGGCACAAAAGGGCCGTCCGGCGCCTTTGATGCTCAACGAGCCGCAAGTCGCACAGAATAGCGCTCCGGTGATTACGGCTTCGGCCGGCACCGTCGAGCAATGGACACCACCACCGCAGCAACACGCCGCGGCCGTTGTGCCCGCGCAGATCGATGCAAAAAAAAACGCTTCTGTACCAGCCTCTGGCCAGTATCTGCAGGTGGGCGCGTTCGCCAACCCGGACGCTGCAGAACTCCTGAGATCGAAGCTCAGCGGGATGGTGAGCGCTCCGGTGTTCATCAGTTCGATCGTGCGCAATCAACAGACACTGCATCGGGTGCGCCTGGGGCCGATCGGTTCGCCGGGTGAAATCCAGCAAGTGCAGAACAGCGTGCGGCTGGCCAATCTCGGTTCGCCGAGCCTGGTCAGCGCCGAGTAA
- a CDS encoding D-alanyl-D-alanine carboxypeptidase family protein — translation MNITTFAKRLCLLVPLLLSPAAFAAEMMPSPPQLAAKAYVLMDASSGNVLVENNGDQRLPPASLTKLMTAYIATLEIRRGQIGENDPVTVSENAWRTGGSRMFIKVGSQVTVSDLLHGIIIQSGNDASVALSEHIAGSEDAFADLMNKTVADLGMSNTHFMNPTGLPNPEHYSSAHDMAVLARAIIHEDPAHYAIYSQKEFFWNGIKQPNRNLLLWRDKTVDGLKTGHTDEAGYCMVSSAVRDGMRLIAVVFGTNSEVARAAETQKLLTYGFRFFETQTFYQKGAELAQAPVWKGTTNQVKAGLAEDLTMTLPKGQLKKLAASMSMNPQLVAPIAKGDVIGKVEVKLDDKVVHSANLIALDAVDEGGIFRRMWDSIRLFFYGLFN, via the coding sequence ATGAACATCACCACCTTTGCCAAACGCCTGTGCCTGCTAGTCCCGCTGCTCCTCTCGCCTGCCGCTTTTGCGGCCGAGATGATGCCGTCGCCACCGCAACTGGCCGCCAAAGCCTACGTACTCATGGACGCCAGCAGCGGCAACGTGCTGGTAGAGAACAACGGTGACCAGCGTCTGCCGCCGGCCAGCCTGACCAAGCTGATGACCGCGTACATCGCGACCCTGGAAATCCGTCGTGGCCAGATCGGTGAAAACGATCCGGTGACCGTCAGCGAAAACGCCTGGCGTACCGGCGGTTCGCGGATGTTCATCAAAGTCGGCTCGCAAGTCACCGTCAGCGACCTGCTGCACGGCATCATCATTCAGTCTGGCAACGACGCCAGTGTTGCGCTCTCCGAGCACATCGCCGGCAGCGAAGACGCGTTCGCCGACCTGATGAACAAGACCGTCGCCGATCTGGGCATGAGCAACACCCACTTCATGAACCCGACCGGTCTGCCGAACCCGGAGCACTACTCGTCGGCTCACGACATGGCCGTGCTGGCTCGCGCGATCATCCACGAAGACCCGGCTCACTACGCGATCTACTCGCAGAAAGAGTTCTTCTGGAACGGCATCAAGCAGCCTAACCGTAACCTGCTGCTGTGGCGCGACAAGACTGTCGACGGCCTGAAAACCGGCCACACCGATGAAGCCGGCTACTGCATGGTGTCTTCGGCTGTACGTGATGGCATGCGCCTGATCGCCGTGGTATTCGGCACCAACAGCGAAGTGGCCCGTGCTGCTGAAACCCAGAAGCTGCTGACCTACGGTTTCCGCTTCTTCGAAACCCAGACCTTCTATCAGAAAGGCGCCGAGCTGGCTCAGGCACCTGTCTGGAAAGGCACCACCAATCAAGTCAAGGCCGGCCTGGCTGAAGACCTGACCATGACCCTGCCAAAAGGCCAGCTGAAAAAGCTCGCTGCCAGCATGTCCATGAACCCGCAACTGGTTGCACCCATCGCCAAGGGCGACGTGATCGGTAAAGTCGAAGTGAAGCTGGACGACAAAGTGGTGCACAGCGCTAACTTGATCGCTCTGGACGCGGTCGACGAGGGTGGTATCTTCCGCCGCATGTGGGATAGCATCCGTCTATTCTTCTACGGCTTGTTCAACTGA
- a CDS encoding DUF493 domain-containing protein — translation MTDSEVKAPKIEFPCADYPIKVIGDTGVGFKDKIIAILEKHATVDHNTFAERQSTNGKYTTIQLHIIATGQEQLYDINSELRATGFVHMVL, via the coding sequence ATGACAGACTCCGAAGTAAAGGCGCCAAAGATCGAATTCCCCTGCGCGGATTACCCGATCAAGGTAATCGGCGACACTGGCGTGGGTTTCAAGGACAAGATCATCGCGATCCTTGAGAAACACGCGACCGTTGACCACAACACTTTTGCCGAACGGCAGAGTACCAACGGCAAGTACACCACCATCCAGTTGCACATCATCGCCACCGGCCAGGAACAGCTGTACGACATCAACAGCGAGTTGCGGGCTACCGGTTTCGTGCACATGGTGCTGTGA